One part of the Dunckerocampus dactyliophorus isolate RoL2022-P2 chromosome 11, RoL_Ddac_1.1, whole genome shotgun sequence genome encodes these proteins:
- the guf1 gene encoding translation factor Guf1, mitochondrial isoform X1, whose amino-acid sequence MLGSLVKRWCETPLTVSRYILLFKLHKRKSRNYSLSYSVLRHRWMKRQSAFSNNFKLQSSNLSIQTDKEVIDLSKVPVDRIRNFCIIAHIDHGKSTLADRLLEMTGAIAKTDKNKQVLDKLQVERERGITVKAQTASLFYTHQDQQYLLNLIDTPGHVDFSYEVSRSISACQGVLLIVDGNQGIQAQTVANFYLAFEAQLTIIPVINKIDLKNADPERVESQIEKVFDIPGEDCIRISAKLGTNVEKVLQAVVERIPPPVASLDDPFKALVFDSNFDHYRGVVANIAVFGGKVKKGDKIVSAHLGKAYEVNELGLLRPEEHPTQKLLLLRFAGQVGYLIAGMKDVKEAQIGDTLFLQEQPVEALPGFKPAKAMVFAGMYPVDQSEYTGLRSAIDRLTLNDSSVTVQRDSSLALGAGWRLGFLGLLHMEVFNQRLEQEYNASVIVTAPTVPYILSSSKLIKEHGKEEITIVNPAHFPDRSVVSEYLEPMVISTILAPDTYTGKIMTLCLNRRGIQKNMVYVDDQRVMMKYLFPLNEIVVDFYDLLKSLSSGYARRRLGDIIKGKNFDYENAGYQAADLIKMDILLNGRPVEELTTIIHRERAYSTGKAMCERLKDSIPRQMFEIAVQAAIGTRVIARETIKAYRKNVLAKCYGGDITRKMKLLKKQAEGKKKMRRIGNVEVPKDAFINVLKRTEK is encoded by the exons ATGCTAGGTTCTTTGGTGAAACGGTGGTGTGAAACGCCACTGACAGTGTCtagatatattttattgtttaaactCCACAAAAGAAAGTCTAGAAATTATAGTTTGAGTTATTCGGTGTTAAGACATCGCTGGATGAAGAGGCAGTCTGCTTTTTCCAACAACTTCAAGCTGCAGTCTTCGAACCTCAGCATACAAACTGACAAG GAAGTCATTGACTTGTCCAAGGTTCCTGTGGATAGAATCAGGAATTTCTGCATCATTGCTCATATTGACCATGGAAAAAGCACTTTGGCTGACAGGTTGTTAGAGATGACGG GTGCCATAGCAAAGACGGACAAGAACAAACAGGTGCTGGACAAGCTACAggtggagagagagaggggcATCACCGTGAAGGCCCAGACAGCGTCTTTGTTTTACACACACCAGGACCAGCAGTACCTCCTGAACCTCATCGACACACCA GGTCATGTTGACTTCAGTTACGAAGTTTCTCGTTCCATTTCTGCATGTCAGGGTGTCCTGCTGATTGTGGACGGCAATCAG GGGATTCAAGCGCAGACGGTGGCCAACTTCTACCTGGCTTTTGAAGCCCAGCTCACGATCATCCCCGTCATCAACAAG attGATTTGAAAAATGCGGATCCAGAGAGGGTGGAGTCACAGATTGAGAAGGTGTTTGATATTCCTGGTGAGGATTGCATCAGG ATTTCTGCTAAACTTGGCACAAATGTTGAAAAGGTTCTCCAAGCGGTCGTGGAGAGAATTCCGCC GCCTGTGGCAAGCCTTGATGACCCATTCAAAGCACTGGTGTTTGACTCCAATTTTGACCACTACAGAGGAGTGGTGGCAAACATCGCTGTGTTTGGGGGTAAGGTGAAAAAAGGGGACAAGATCGTGTCTGCACATCTCGGCAAAGCCTATGAGGTCAACGAGCTGGGGCTTCTTCGCCCAGAAGAGCACCCCACTCAGAAACT TTTGCTTCTTAGATTTGCTGGCCAGGTGGGCTACCTTATAGCCGGGATGAAGGATGTGAAGGAGGCCCAAATTGGAGATACCCTTTTCCTCCAGGAGCAGCCGGTGGAAGCCCTGCCTGGTTTCAAACCAGCCAAAGCAATGGTCTTTGCAG GTATGTATCCAGTGGACCAATCAGAATACACCGGCCTTCGCAGCGCCATTGACAGACTGACTCTAAATGACTCAAGTGTCACCGTGCAGAGAGACAGCAGTCTGGCGCTTGGAGCTGGCTGGAG ACTGGGCTTCCTGGGCCTCCTTCACATGGAGGTGTTCAATCAGAGGCTGGAGCAGGAGTACAACGCATCTGTAATCGTAACTGCACCCACTGTTCCATACATCCTGTCGTCCTCGAAACTCATCAAG GAACATGGCAAGGAGGAGATCACAATAGTGAACCCAGCTCATTTCCCAGACAGATCCGTAGTCTCCGAGTATTTAGAGCCCATGGTCATCAGCACCATCCTAGCCCCTGACACGTACACTGGCAAGATTATGACTCTCTGCTTG AATCGTAGAGGTATCCAGAAGAATATGGTGTACGTCGATGACCAGCGTGTGATGATGAAGTATCTCTTTCCTTTAAATGAAATTGTTGTGGATTTCTATGACCTCCTCAAGTCTCTGTCATCTGGATATGCCAG AAGACGCTTAGGAGACATCATCAAAGGAAAAAA CTTTGATTATGAAAATGCAGGCTACCAGGCTGCTGACCTGATAAAAATGGATATCCTGCTGAACGGACGCCCAGTTGAAGAACTCACCACAATTATACACAG AGAACGTGCATACAGCACTGGAAAAGCCATGTGTGAACGACTCAAAGATTCCATACCAAGGCAGATGTTTGAGATTGCTGTCCAAGCAGCTATCGGAACTAGAGTGATTGCAAGAGAGAC AATCAAagcatacagaaaaaatgtCCTTGCAAAATGT TACGGAGGTGACATAACGCGCAAGATGAAGCTCCTGAAGAAACAGGCCGAAGGCAAAAAGAAGATGAGGCGTATCGGCAATGTGGAAGTACCCAAAGATGCTTTTATTAATGTTCTGAAAAGgacagaaaaataa